A single region of the Phycisphaerae bacterium genome encodes:
- a CDS encoding VWA domain-containing protein, which produces MSESPIAPYLANSGAWPWLSVAALVCAVMIYAISVRRRALAIFASMRVQGFLVPFVSWPRQYFRVALVTLAALAVSLALLGPRWGVYYEEARMKQLDLMICLDVSRSMLAEDAGMSRLNRAKDDINRLLDRMAGASIGLVAFAGKAQLVCPLTDDYEFYRLELEDVGPHSAPLGGTNISEALIAARRSFGPPAARERAIVLITDGEDQGGTATDEAHAAFNDQNIRVFAIGIGDDRDGAFIPIENDGMRSLLSYQGEPVRTKLNPEKLHAIARAGGGEYQPSGQVTSRERTLEWIYRNRLLPSLKENESEQQSERLYDRAHWFAIAALALLLIEMFMDDRRSTPLETEIGGSLT; this is translated from the coding sequence GTCCGAGTCTCCAATTGCACCCTACCTGGCAAACAGCGGCGCCTGGCCTTGGCTCTCAGTCGCGGCCTTGGTTTGCGCCGTAATGATTTACGCAATTTCGGTTCGTCGCCGCGCGTTGGCAATTTTTGCGTCGATGCGGGTTCAGGGATTCCTTGTGCCCTTTGTCAGTTGGCCGCGGCAATATTTTCGGGTCGCGCTGGTCACATTGGCGGCGCTCGCCGTTTCATTGGCGTTGCTCGGTCCTCGATGGGGTGTTTACTACGAGGAAGCGCGAATGAAACAGCTCGATCTGATGATCTGTCTCGATGTTTCTCGCAGCATGCTCGCCGAGGACGCGGGCATGTCGAGGCTGAATCGAGCAAAAGATGATATCAATCGCCTGCTGGACCGCATGGCTGGGGCAAGCATCGGACTCGTGGCGTTCGCCGGCAAAGCTCAGCTGGTTTGCCCATTGACGGATGACTATGAGTTCTATCGATTGGAGTTGGAGGATGTCGGCCCGCACAGTGCGCCGCTCGGTGGAACCAACATCAGCGAAGCCCTAATTGCCGCGCGCCGTAGCTTCGGACCTCCGGCGGCCAGGGAACGAGCGATCGTGCTGATCACCGACGGCGAGGATCAGGGAGGCACCGCGACGGACGAAGCCCATGCTGCATTTAACGATCAAAACATTCGAGTCTTCGCAATCGGCATCGGCGACGACCGGGACGGCGCCTTCATTCCGATCGAAAACGACGGAATGCGCTCGCTGCTTTCCTATCAAGGCGAGCCTGTCCGAACGAAGCTCAATCCGGAAAAGCTTCATGCGATCGCCCGCGCCGGCGGAGGCGAATACCAACCGAGCGGGCAGGTGACATCGCGTGAACGCACACTCGAATGGATTTACCGCAATCGCCTGCTTCCGAGCCTGAAGGAAAATGAATCGGAGCAGCAATCCGAGAGACTGTACGATCGAGCGCATTGGTTCGCCATTGCGGCTCTTGCGCTGCTACTAATCGAGATGTTCATGGACGACCGGCGCAGCACGCCGCTGGAGACCGAAATCGGCGGGAGTCTGACATGA